The following nucleotide sequence is from Harmonia axyridis chromosome 5, icHarAxyr1.1, whole genome shotgun sequence.
cgattctacgtacacaaatagtgggggttactcaagcaaagCCTTCACCTAAAATGAACGgagtattttttattactttgaaACTTTGTAATATTCTCGTCAttattatgtacagggtgggcaaataagcaaAGTAAACGGCTATTTCTCTGTATCCACTCATCGTAGTagtggtaaaaaattttaccactaaagtgttcaagaaaacacactggaaattgttttgcaGTTCATACATCTTCCGCTAggaggcgtaatagctaccgtcgccGACCGCCGTCGAgtggaaaaatgaattttactcgaaaatgtttcatatgaagttgaagataaaatataatcgtaagtaattgcatcaaaattaccgataaatttgcatgacagcgtgttgtcataaaaactgcatgagttcattttcatttttggagaaagagcccgacaccgaaggtggagggctctttctccaaaaatgaaaatgaccgaatgcagtttttcaaggagaacacgctggaatgcaaaattatccggtcatcttgattcttcttcttcttgcagTGCATCTCCTATCGGAGGTTAGCTATCATCACAGCAATCCGGACCCTGTTGACTGCAGCCCTGAACAATTGAACACTACTACAGTTAAACCAGTCCCTTGacgcacgagtgtaattcgggggaatatttcccgaataaactgttacatcacatgtcaaactgatgtagaatggaattgccatagattcgaactgtgtaagatgcatagaaactatgcatctatgaacagaattTTCGATagttgcattccatttacatggaatttttgacaggagggatatattcactgtaatccttggaaaattctctatctttctgAATTGTCTCTTTCGATTTTACATctaataagggtaggtgaaagggagaaatctgacggattgaaatgcctgtaacttcagtttgcctcaacatttttgagcaaattagatctcgtctgaatgaaaatatcttgattgaggacaaaatatactcatgatgaatttgttttagctGCCCTTCAATAGATGTCAAATATGTCAGTTtctttcgtaaataaattcataaaccaatcactacacctatacggaaAGACAGagttttgctgaggtttttatctgttctcttgtgtTATACGTTGACATGTACAACTCCCcgtatgaaaaaatatattatatcaaTAACACTTcgcaatacatttttcagtaaaatattcttgaattattcaattcCCGTCTGATTTCTTGACCCTCTTGGTAGAATGCTTGACCACTAGATTCCCTGTAGATAACAGAACAAACAGATGACACATTTTGGCCGATTTTCCTAGTAGGAATGTATTCATTGACTCCTTCAATTTCGAGATATTCTTTCAAAGCTTCCGGAGGAATATCTCCACAAGAGCTTAtcttcatcgaaaaattgttcatatttttcagAATATAACACCGCATTATCGCGTAAGATGACCACTGCTTGGTGGGATTTCCTTAAGATAAAAAACCTCGGTCGAATGCCTCAACCTTCAATTTTAGTTATCACCGAGCTTTGCCTTATTGTGTTTCTATAAAATATCAACAACGATGAATGCACTTAGTGTTATGCCGGTAGTTCTGTGtcttttgataatttttgtatatttttaccCTTCTGAATGTCTTGATTTCAAGTATCATAATAATAAGGAACTGGAGAGGGTGATGAGAAATTTTTCAGTAATCACTAAAAATATTCATACAAACTTGTATTCCATTGGCAGGTCGACCAACGGTAAGAGTAAATATAATAGATAaaagaaaaaacttcaaaaacttAATTAAAAGAATTGTCATATTGAAGCAATGTTGATATTAACCGATATAATCATATCGgtattataacaaaaaatacaataatatttCAGTAATAGGTAAAAGTTTTGAAACTGCTGGAGCCATAGTGTgtccaaacaatttttttatattggaaatattatattatctCCTTTGGCTATTATTTATCTAcctcaaaaattatttataccGAGGTCTTAAAAAATAGTAACATTCCTAATTTGGTTGATgaatacagagtgattcaccgcgatggcctgtTAGACGTTGATGGAAAACTAAACATAATttcgtgctgaaaatttgcatgttggggtttgagacaatgatctttctccctgaaatatttttagatcttttacaacttccggttataccggaaacggtattatgtattattatatCACTAGATaccttttttgatgacaatttcagcaatatgccatactttgggcaaaaactcaacggttcatgagttaatagtATTCTTATGAAGAAAATAGTGGTGACTAGGATTCACATTTGTTTGAATATTTctccagaaaaagttttttcgaaaaaacctttctctttttgaaatctgcaagtacgtagtattataagactgattgcagtttggatcaaaaatgtacatcatgaagattatgaacttgggcaactcaaattcatcaaaactcaaaattttcaaattagaacctatatttttcattatttcagtctatTCAAAATTAGTGGGGGCTACTTAAGTAAACCCCTGTACCCAAAATGAATACTTGTGGAGTAATCGTGGAAGaacttgaaatgagaaaaaaccgcaatttctaactggtgtggagtagtctgtgacttctggaaaacacagagagaaactaaaattcgatatttcgataaccaaatttaacatttcatgaattgtaattaattgttcGTTGAGATTGTTGGAAATCCATAAacgaatacaattttcaattacgaataattcataacaattcatgaaatgtaaaatttagttatggaaacatcgaatttcagtttctttctgtatttTTCGTCATaaactactccacacagttagaaattggggtttttcctcattcaaagttcttcctcgataactcttggaatACATTTTTGATcgaaactgcaaacagtctgaTAATACTACGTAATTGCAGAATCCGAAAAAATAaaggatttttcgaaaaaaatcttttctccataaatattcaaaaaattgtgaGTCCTCtagccaccatttttttcataagattaATTCACGAACCGTTGAGTGTTtactcaaggtatggcatattgcagAAAATTGTCATCAAcaaagctatttcttttccacTTTTTTTATTCCAAATTTATAAAGCAGTTATTCTATCGATAAATGGTAACTCTTTTCACtagattttcaaatatttgtgaTTTCTATATAATAAACTCAATTGATTTCACattattcaatttgtttcaactgctatattattgaattattataatgaaaCTTTCAACCGAGAAAATCTTTTTCTGCATTCCTAAAAGtcttcatagttttgaaatgtATTTTGTAATTCAGGAGAAAATTCGAGCTATGGtgtgatttttcttcttctcataaaatttttttcaaatttttttttttgggttgaagttattttttgaacattttcagGTCTTCCATTATGGGTTATGGAAGTCAATGGTTCTAAAACAGCTAGGTCTGATCTCCCTAATATCAAATTCGTCGCTAATATTCATGGTAACGAGGCTGTTGGAAGAGAACTACTTTTACATTTCATGGAGGTGAGTATCAGAGGAATTgtcctttttattttcaatgatgaaaaaaaagtggaaaaaattaacaaatttttaCTCTTTACGTTTATGAATAGGTATGTatgttgaatcaaaaaattcaatgaaaaatccgTCCATCCACTGTCCAGAACATTCATCGGGAGTTTATGCAACTTTTGTTTCCACCAGCTCAAGAATATAATCCATGAAATTACAAATAagggaagaattgaaaattgttatttgtttCACTAGGCAGCAAAATAGTGAATTGACTGCCGAGGCTGATAGATCATAGCCGAGCGAatagcgaggctaggaattcagccaaggcaatCAAACTATTTTGCTGCcgagttatttaatttttcttcgattgtttataatgatacatctaggatattgtatttgcaaattataacaattcccacaatctttctttttttcctgtagtgataaatcaAACGAAATTCGATAGAAATCTCAATTgatggaatggttggttgctatggaaatgtaaatgtccatgataattatagttttgaCAACTTATGGAATAAcggacagttttttggaaaaaatcggatatgaaaatgtcgaatgttttattcgcattgagaattaTCTCTTTGCTGTTCAGGCAGGAAAATAGTTATATTGCTGCCTAGACTGGCAAAGTGATACTTTGCTGAtcgatatgtgtctgcaaaatcaatatacagggtgtcccgtgaagaccacgtcaaaccgagggagaatgtagatcaaaggataacccacctgctaacacaaaattcccattataaaagtcttaccgttttcgagatatttttttttttttgaaaataatgaatatttgcccctttcaatagttttgcccttacggttgctacaattttacatctttctggttaattttttcagtaaaatattgcagaagaatgatttcaacgtttacattaaaaacatcccccGAAAATTTGAAAGGGGGGCTaagataaatatttttattggaaattttggtattggattattttgttcatgaagtttagcccatcgtagtggaaaaaaaatgtaccgagctactgctgcacattacaccaataaattgtctattttatagtgatttcagagaggtatcacacaagtaatttgttattcgaaaaaaaaaatatatggctgtttttatccaaatgggtacgtttctgacaatatcaagtttgtcaattctgttaagaaatcttcgatgttgcattacttagtgaacaatggcaattgtttacgtgcaaaaatattactcgcataattattcacctcaacgaaattcaattttgccggcaaattttggaaaacatcatgcagatccagatttttttaataagatcattgtcagaaacgtacccaataccaaaatttccaataaaaatatttatcttAGCCCCCCTCTAAAATTTTCGGGGGATGTtcttaatgtaaacgttaaaatcattcttcagcaatatttaactgaaaaaattaaccagaaagatgtaaaattgtaccaaccggaagggcaaaactattgaaaggggcaaaaattcattattttcgaaaaaaaaaaatatctcgaaaacggtaagacttttatcataggaattttgtcatagcaggtgggttatcctttgatctacattctccctcggtttgacgtggtctttacgggacaccctgtatactaattgataaagaaactgcaacacccaaaagGAGCTGTTGAAagttttttggtaaaacatagataggataacaaggagtaaataatacctaataataataataataataaagtttatttcataaataaacactTTACATCACGGAGGTACATGAGGTATGACCTGTATGTGATATTAACTTAAttaagatttctgaaataaatagttgaatgattgaaattttgagaaaaaaaacgaagggttcacaattttttttagtaaatatgttgattatgtccaccgcgattatctatacactctccaacacgtctcagcattgatgcaataagatggtttatttctttttgagggatactatcccaagctacaattacttcatgtctcagaaccgccaaagtccgtgggagctggggtaaattttcaaTCCTTCGACCCATGATGTCTCCAACAttctctatgggcgaaagatcgggaaaTATGGGCGGCCATggtaaaatattcacatgggttgcttcgaaaaagtttgcactaactctggcaacatgaggtcggacctaaagactaaaggtggcctacttgcatgtgcaataccATAAgacctactgtccggtgtaaatgacgctcaacatcaagttcacgtctttctcccagacgacgtctaacccttcttcggccatcatgtgcacccaaggagaatcgagattcatcagaaaagacgaattgatgccattccacattccaatattgaagttctctgcaccactgtaatccttgccggcgatgctcaaccgtcagagttaacacaagatgggctcgataatgctgcagtccaaaaaacCTTATCCCGCGGTAAACCGTTCAGACAGTTaaaggatggccttgttctcctaaccactcatcagccaaaaatctatatttaccaaaaaaaaattaaaatttaaacagctccctctgagtgttgcagtttctttgtcagttcgTATATGCTGTCaatcgtagaaaaaattgatttctcgaaaaatcaacaaaacatAAGCAAGAAACCatttaaaatttgcagtgtgttttataattatttcttttccGCAGTATTTGAGAGATAATTATGGCAAAGATCCTTCAGTGAGTTGTCTGCTGGATAACTCCCGCATTCACCTGTTGCCTAGCCTGAATCCTGATGGGTTCAGCATATCTACTGAAGGTCAATGCGTTGGTGAGCATGGTCGTCTGAATGGCGTCAATGGCAACATGGAAGATTTGAACAGAAATTTTCCCGATTATTTCCATCAGGATCTAAATCCTAGACAACCTGAAACGGAAGCAGTGATGGCCTGGATGGATAAAATACCATTTGTTTTATCTGCTGGATTACACGGAGGAGCCATGGTAGCAAATTATCCTTTTGATTCAGAAAAAGTGACAAGTACGTATTTTTCATTACTTTCCATATGCTAATGTAGAGAATGTATGTATAGGAGTTGACTCATCTACAACGGCAATAGGTACCGATTTAAGTTCTGATTAGGAATTCtgatacttgaatcatatcaaactacttgatttttagcagttttattgtgtagttccAACCGCATATAGTGATTCTCTCTAAAAATTACTTTTCAGAATCGACACCAGAAAAATTCCCATCTCTAACACCAGATAATGATGTATTCCAACATTTGGCGAGAACTTATGCGAGAAACCATCCCAAAATGAAAATAGGACTCTGTGAAGATGATACAAAACCACAAACTCCATATTTTGAATATGGTATTACTAACGGAGCCGCGTGGTATTCTTTTACAGGTATGATATTCATTTCCAGAAGATTACTAGGATAGAATAAGGATGAGATAAATGATATAGATATAAAATAGacaaaaatatgaattgattttttcgttCAGAATCTTGGCTCTACCAAGTAATCAGCCTGTCAAAAAATTCGACAGAATCAACAGTCAGTTAGaatttagatttagatttaaggaAGGGTTCCATTACACTGCGACCTATAGTCTATTGTGTCCCCCATTAGAACTCGACATTTGTCGTCGAAGTCTACAGCTACCGTTCTTTTTCCATAGTTCTGATGAACcgcagtatctgggatggcttcaacgagattacttcctcacttctacaagtctcttgtctaaagcattttttgcgttggctattACTAGCCAATATTACTAGCGATCATaccatcaccaggtgatccggagtttcttcctccttcccacagaagttttctgctagactcttTCTCataaggtgcttcctgaggcggccataccctgtaaggaatccagtgaggaggtgtagcaagtattcttgctgagatccagaCACTTCTAAGATCTCGCactatcaaagtttcgaagaaactttctgAAATGATCTAACCTAAGAAGATTCCGTCAGAGTGTTTTTCTTGCGGGTTTTTTCCCTCTCCTGAAATTCTTTCTTATACCACATATAcctaccacagaaaggttctgggtcAAGTAAAGCAGTTTGTGCTCTTTTTCTGGCAAGTTTGGTggtttcttcatttccttcaattccaGAATGATCGGGAACCCAGACTATAAACAGACATTGTTATTCTtatctatttcattgagtttttttcGGCACTTTAGAATCGATTACAGCTTGATAACCTTGATAATTTGGAGTCAATATGTCTGTCTAAGAATTCAAGTGCGTCCAACTCACCTAAAATCGGAATTGGTAGCCCTTTGGATGAAACCAAGAACCAAATTGGAAAGAAATGTGAACAGTTCATATTAAAGCCTCTTCTCTATTTTGATTTGGTACTTATGACATTATTTTCAGGTGGCATGCAAGATTACAACTATTTCAAGAAAGGGTGTATGGAAATCACTTTAGAAATATCATGTTGTAAATATCCATTACCTCAAGAATTGAAGAAACTCTGGGAACAGAATAAGCAGGTAATAAGTTCATTTCAGAATCAGAGAAAAAGTATTTACAACTCCGTCTTCTATTTTCAGTCACTCTTAAGTTACTCTTTGGAAGCTTTAAAAGGTGTTTCAGGCCAAATTCTTGATAGTTTAGATGAAAGGCCAATAGAAaatgcaaatattgaaattataggGAGGAACATGACTTTCAAATCTTCTCAAAATGGATATTTCTGGAGAATACTGCTACCAGGATTTTACCAATTAAAGGTGGGTTCTATGAGCGTGTATATCGATTTAGCTATCAATGCAATTTCTTGATTTCAATACAAAGTGAGAGTTATGAAATGTAAGTCCAAAAATTACTTCGTTTCAAATTGTTTATGTATTTCTTGTGCTTCGAATTCAAGACATGAATGATCTTGACGAAAGCCTTCATCTTCATATTGATAGCTGAGTGTTGCCCTTCATAATCTGTACATATTGCAGGTAGAAGCAGTTGGATATTATCCCAAAATTGTTACCTTCGAAGTGAGAGACCAAACTGGAATAAATTGCCCAAAAAACACAAAACTtcgaatttttttgataaatataaCAACGCCAATAAGTGCAGCCTTGCAGGGATCCGAACCTACAGATGGATCCGGAGTTGTACACCATGCGTGGAAGGCAGTTCAATCCGAGTCTCAAAGGGACAATAGACAGGTAAAATTCAGTAAAATTCAATCCAAAAATTATCTGCCAATAGTTGAAGCACCCAGTGTTGCCAAATCGCGAATTTCAATCTGAACTGCAAATTTTTTTACCTTGATCGGATTATTTTTTCGTATTTCACTCTACATAACAAAGGTTATGGTAAAATAGGCAAAAGGGTTTCAGGAGAAAATTAACTAGAAACTTCGTTGACATTTTGTTCGTTTTCCCAATTTTGCCTTCAAAAGTTTACTAACTGCGTGACAAAATTTGGAAATCACTCAAAAAACTATTAGAGCTACAGCAAATCTGTTTCTGTAGTGAAAACCGCAACACTAGGTATATCTAATCATaactgagaaaaatttcaaaacctaGGAATTTGATATAACCTGCACATAGCTACTGAATGACACTCGGTAGAATGTAATAGTGTATGACCATAAAAGCAATAACCAATGTATTTTTTTCAGGGGCGTATACTGAatgattctgaaaaaaacactTATCCATTTCCTCTAACCCCAGATAAAGAAAACGAAATATTCAGAATGATATTCGGCGATCCAAAGGATTTCAATAAGAACATAACTGAAGATGACATAAGAAACATCATgagaaatgaaatgaacataaCCGACATGTCACTTTTCGATTCGACATTGAAAGATTTCGATAAGAAGAACGAAACTGAAAAAATCAAAGTGCTTAAGCAACTATCGGAAACGTTCGATGGAGTTCTTCATACCTTCACTTCAAATTATACAGTTAGGGAATATATGCGGACAACACTACAAATAAAGGACTTCACGCCATACGAAGAAATACTGAAGAATTTCGATGAAAAATCTGGCACAGAAAAGAGAAAAGCATTGGATCAGCTTTTCCAAAAATACAAAGAGATATTGAAGGGAAAGAATAAAAAGAACAACAGTAACTCAATAACATTGAACACGATGAAGACAAATGCTTACATATATTCAATAATGACAAtctgtattatattattaaaataaaattccaaCATAGATGAGAGcacaatattttacaattgaacaattgaaatatttcctgCTGTGAACCACCATGGAATTCAATTCGTAGTCACACaaaatttcttgatattttattcattagatTGAAACGATATCATCGTCACTTCAATAGTTTTATTCTctttatagaaatatttttctgaatatattaTGTTAAATACAACTATTTGAGTATATTTATAAGTTGATTATTAACCAAGTGAGTGCatgaaatttccatttttcgAGCATAGATGAGGGAGAAAATGACAAGAGTTTTCATCACCttcttttcctaaaaaaatCATCACTTCACCATATGTGTGCTATTTTCGTTTTTGTTATATCCTAGGAAGTTGTAATATAGATACGCATGCACAGCTTCAACTTCTGTGAAACCTTTATCTAAACTcttactagggattcatcaagccaagtagcttgacattttaatcaactacttgaatggaaaatcaagttcgtgaaaaattacatacttgaacttgacttgattcgatttcagatatttgttgcttgac
It contains:
- the LOC123680026 gene encoding carboxypeptidase D-like, yielding MNALSVMPVVLCLLIIFVYFYPSECLDFKYHNNKELERVMRNFSVITKNIHTNLYSIGRSTNGLPLWVMEVNGSKTARSDLPNIKFVANIHGNEAVGRELLLHFMEYLRDNYGKDPSVSCLLDNSRIHLLPSLNPDGFSISTEGQCVGEHGRLNGVNGNMEDLNRNFPDYFHQDLNPRQPETEAVMAWMDKIPFVLSAGLHGGAMVANYPFDSEKVTKSTPEKFPSLTPDNDVFQHLARTYARNHPKMKIGLCEDDTKPQTPYFEYGITNGAAWYSFTGGMQDYNYFKKGCMEITLEISCCKYPLPQELKKLWEQNKQSLLSYSLEALKGVSGQILDSLDERPIENANIEIIGRNMTFKSSQNGYFWRILLPGFYQLKVEAVGYYPKIVTFEVRDQTGINCPKNTKLRIFLINITTPISAALQGSEPTDGSGVVHHAWKAVQSESQRDNRQGRILNDSEKNTYPFPLTPDKENEIFRMIFGDPKDFNKNITEDDIRNIMRNEMNITDMSLFDSTLKDFDKKNETEKIKVLKQLSETFDGVLHTFTSNYTVREYMRTTLQIKDFTPYEEILKNFDEKSGTEKRKALDQLFQKYKEILKGKNKKNNSNSITLNTMKTNAYIYSIMTICIILLK